Within Sorangiineae bacterium MSr11367, the genomic segment TGCCGCGTCGCACGCGGCGGTATGCAAGAGCGCACGGGCCTCAAGCCGGACATGACGTGCCTCGGCAAGATCATCGGCGGCGGCATGCCCCTCGCGGTCTACGGTGGCAAGCGCTCCATCATGCAGAACGTGGCGCCGCTCGGAGCCGTCTACCAAGCGGGCACGTTGAGCGGCAACCCCGTCGCGGTCAGCGCCGGCCTGGCAACGTTGGCGCACCTCGATGCGGCGCTCTATGAAAAGCTGGAACGGCTTTCGTCGCGCCTCGAGCAGGGACTGCGCACCGCGCTCGAGCGCACCAAGACGCCGGGCTGTGTCCAGCGCGTCGGCGCCATGCTCACCCTGTTCTTCAACGAGGGGCCCGTGCGCGCGTGGAGCGACGCCCAAAAGAGCGACACCGCGCGGTTCGGGCGCTGGCACCGCGGCATGATTGCGCGCGGGCAATACCTCCCGCCGTCGCAGTACGAGGCGGCCTTCGTGAGCGCGGCGCACACCGACGCGGACATCGACGCAACGGTGCAGGCTGCCGAGGAGGCACTGCGGGAGGCGAGTGCCTGAGCTCCCCGACGTCACGTTGTACATCGAGGCGATTGCCGCCCGTGTCGTAGGGCAGCCGCTTCGAAAGATCCGTCTGGCCAGTCCCTTCGTTCTGCGCACCGTCGTCCCGGCACCGGCGCGCTTCGAAGGGCATCCCGTCACCGACGTTCGCCGCGTGGGAAAGCGCATCGTGCTCGGCCTGCGCGACGGTGACACGCGGCTCTTCGCCGTCATTCACCTGATGATCGCGGGGCGGTTCCGTTTCTTGCCGCCGGCGGCGAAGATCCCCGGCAAGGTGGGGCTTGCGGCCTTCGATTTTCCGAACGGCACCTTGGTGCTCACGGAGGTCTCCAAAAAGAAGCGTGCGTCCATCCACCTCGTCGAGGGGGAGGCCGCCCTGCGCGCGCTCGATCCGGGCGGGCTCGAGGTGCTCACCGCGGATCTCGCCGCCTTTCGCCAGGCGCTCACCCGCGAGAACCACACGCTCAAGCGCTCTCTGACCGATCCACATCTCTTCAGCGGCATCGGCAACGCGTACTCGGACGAAATCCTTCACCGCGCCGGTCTCTCGCCGGTGCGCCTCACCGCGCACCTCACGGACGAAGAAATCGCGCGTCTCTTCGAGGCGACGACCGCGACCTTGGTCGATTGGACGAACCGGTTGCGCGACGAGGCTGCGGGCAAATTCCCCGAGAAGGTCACCGCCTTCCGCCCGGAGAT encodes:
- a CDS encoding formamidopyrimidine-DNA glycosylase, producing MPELPDVTLYIEAIAARVVGQPLRKIRLASPFVLRTVVPAPARFEGHPVTDVRRVGKRIVLGLRDGDTRLFAVIHLMIAGRFRFLPPAAKIPGKVGLAAFDFPNGTLVLTEVSKKKRASIHLVEGEAALRALDPGGLEVLTADLAAFRQALTRENHTLKRSLTDPHLFSGIGNAYSDEILHRAGLSPVRLTAHLTDEEIARLFEATTATLVDWTNRLRDEAAGKFPEKVTAFRPEMAVHGRYGQPCPVCGGRVQRIVYAENETNYCPRCQTGGKLLMDRSLSRLLKDDWPKTIDELEQRRADASASGSRSVAAASSAPDAKPKRRASPRRP